The Thermoflexus hugenholtzii JAD2 genome has a window encoding:
- a CDS encoding DUF4395 domain-containing protein, protein MVERRVDHTALKFNQASIITLNLLAFVFNLPALVAFVALVMLVGTAFPAAALFQQIYFRILKPRGWLRPRVLTDNPEPHRFAQGLGGTFLALGAVALFLGYTPIGWALAWLVIVLAALNLFFGFCAGCFVYYQLSRLGVPGFTARPIERREVEG, encoded by the coding sequence ATGGTGGAACGACGGGTGGATCACACGGCGTTGAAGTTCAATCAGGCCAGCATCATCACCCTGAACCTGCTGGCCTTCGTGTTCAACCTGCCGGCGCTGGTGGCCTTCGTGGCCCTCGTGATGCTGGTGGGAACCGCCTTCCCCGCGGCCGCCCTGTTCCAGCAGATCTACTTTCGGATTCTGAAGCCCCGGGGGTGGCTGCGGCCCCGGGTGCTGACGGACAACCCGGAGCCTCACCGGTTCGCCCAGGGGCTGGGCGGGACCTTCCTGGCCCTGGGGGCGGTGGCGCTTTTCCTGGGCTACACCCCAATCGGCTGGGCCCTGGCCTGGCTGGTGATCGTCCTGGCCGCCCTGAACCTCTTCTTCGGGTTCTGCGCCGGCTGCTTCGTGTATTACCAGCTGAGCCGCCTGGGCGTCCCCGGCTTCACCGCCCGGCCCATCGAGCGTCGGGAGGTGGAGGGATGA
- a CDS encoding thioredoxin family protein, whose translation MIERALMALGVLLGLWLAWCLIACAQRRLARPRAEDLEGPLTLLYFYTPSCGPCRLIQTPILETLVAEWREAVRVRAVDVTAEPEAATRYRVWTVPTTMWVDASGTVRAVNNGVATAETLRRQWLQLRRESDASAPRQPSRIAILRPSGGRDVKRE comes from the coding sequence ATGATCGAGCGGGCCCTGATGGCCCTTGGGGTGCTGCTGGGCCTCTGGCTGGCCTGGTGTCTCATCGCCTGCGCCCAGCGCCGGCTGGCCCGGCCCCGAGCGGAGGACCTGGAGGGTCCGCTGACCCTCCTGTATTTCTACACGCCCTCCTGCGGCCCGTGCCGTCTGATCCAGACGCCGATCCTCGAGACCCTTGTGGCGGAGTGGCGGGAGGCTGTGCGGGTGCGAGCGGTGGACGTCACCGCGGAGCCGGAGGCTGCAACCCGCTACCGGGTCTGGACGGTGCCGACCACCATGTGGGTGGACGCCTCGGGGACGGTGCGGGCGGTCAACAACGGGGTGGCGACGGCGGAGACGCTGCGCCGGCAGTGGCTCCAGCTTCGAAGGGAGTCCGACGCATCCGCCCCTCGCCAGCCTTCCCGAATCGCTATCCTTCGCCCTTCGGGAGGTCGGGATGTTAAACGTGAATGA
- a CDS encoding MoaD/ThiS family protein — MAVQILIPTPLRVYTRGEKVVTVEARTVGEALRALTDQFPELKRHLFTEEGRLRSFVNLYLGDEDVRYLQGEETPIPDGQTLSIVPSIAGGRSPGS; from the coding sequence ATGGCGGTGCAGATCCTGATCCCAACCCCGCTGCGCGTCTACACCCGCGGGGAGAAAGTGGTGACCGTGGAGGCCCGCACAGTGGGGGAAGCCCTGCGGGCGCTGACGGACCAGTTTCCGGAGCTCAAGCGGCACCTATTCACCGAGGAGGGGCGCCTGCGCTCCTTCGTGAATCTTTACCTGGGCGATGAGGACGTCCGCTATCTGCAGGGAGAGGAGACCCCGATCCCGGATGGGCAGACCCTCAGCATCGTGCCCTCCATCGCCGGCGGAAGGTCGCCCGGGTCCTGA
- a CDS encoding M67 family metallopeptidase: MTLRLSVSQRDRIRAHVEAGYPAEACGILLGREVDGIKVVEDLRLVDNRWENPAEQTHRFLIPPEEVRAAERAAAAAGLEIIGFFHSHPDHPARPSAFDREHAWPWYAYLIVSVEGGRAIDWRVWELREDRSAFVERPLEVTG; this comes from the coding sequence ATGACGTTGCGGCTGTCCGTCTCACAGCGGGACCGGATTCGGGCCCATGTCGAAGCGGGCTATCCGGCGGAAGCTTGCGGGATCCTCCTGGGCCGGGAGGTCGACGGGATCAAGGTCGTGGAGGACCTGCGGCTGGTCGACAACCGCTGGGAGAACCCGGCGGAGCAGACCCATCGCTTCCTGATCCCGCCGGAGGAGGTGCGGGCGGCGGAGCGGGCCGCCGCGGCGGCGGGGCTGGAGATCATCGGGTTCTTCCATTCCCACCCGGATCACCCGGCCCGGCCCTCCGCCTTCGATCGAGAGCACGCCTGGCCCTGGTATGCCTACCTGATCGTCTCGGTGGAGGGCGGCCGGGCCATCGACTGGCGAGTCTGGGAGCTCCGGGAGGATCGCTCCGCCTTCGTCGAGCGACCCCTGGAGGTCACGGGCTGA
- a CDS encoding PLP-dependent cysteine synthase family protein: MVPTIARARVVEAKDLFELIGHTPLIRFRRITAPFAPVEIYAKAEWYNPGGSVKDRPAREIILTAEREGRLRPGKVILDATSGNMGIAYAMLGAARGYPVTLCIPANASPERLRILRAYGAELILTDPLEGTDGAILEARRRYEADPERYFYADQYNNPANWKAHYRTTGPEIWAQTEGRITHFVAGLGTSGTMMGVGRYLKEQNPEIRLIGVQPDGPFHGLEGLKHMETAIRPGIYEPELLDEILTVSTEEAYAMARRLAREEGLFVGISAGAAMAAALQVAARLREGVVVTLFPDAGYKYLSESFWFEADPPGGNR, from the coding sequence ATGGTGCCCACGATCGCCCGAGCCCGGGTGGTGGAAGCGAAAGACCTGTTCGAGCTCATCGGCCACACGCCGCTGATCCGGTTCCGGCGGATCACCGCGCCCTTCGCGCCGGTGGAGATCTACGCCAAGGCGGAATGGTATAACCCGGGGGGATCCGTGAAGGATCGCCCGGCCCGGGAGATCATCCTGACGGCGGAGCGGGAGGGCCGGCTGCGGCCGGGCAAGGTCATCCTGGACGCCACCTCCGGCAACATGGGGATCGCCTACGCGATGCTGGGGGCTGCCCGGGGTTACCCGGTCACCCTTTGCATCCCGGCCAACGCCAGCCCCGAGCGGCTGCGCATCCTGCGGGCCTACGGCGCCGAGCTCATCCTCACGGATCCCCTGGAGGGGACCGATGGGGCGATCCTGGAGGCCCGCCGTCGCTACGAGGCCGACCCCGAGCGGTATTTCTACGCCGATCAATACAACAACCCGGCCAACTGGAAGGCCCACTACCGCACCACGGGGCCGGAGATCTGGGCCCAGACGGAGGGGCGGATCACCCACTTCGTCGCCGGCCTGGGGACCAGCGGGACGATGATGGGGGTGGGCCGCTACCTGAAAGAACAGAACCCGGAGATCCGCCTGATCGGCGTGCAACCCGACGGGCCCTTCCATGGCTTGGAGGGGCTCAAACACATGGAAACCGCGATCCGTCCGGGCATTTACGAACCGGAGCTCCTGGATGAGATCCTGACGGTCTCCACCGAGGAGGCCTACGCGATGGCGCGGCGGCTGGCCCGGGAGGAGGGCCTGTTCGTGGGCATCTCCGCCGGGGCAGCGATGGCGGCCGCCCTCCAGGTCGCCGCCCGCCTGCGGGAGGGGGTGGTGGTGACCCTGTTTCCGGACGCCGGATACAAATATCTCAGCGAGTCCTTCTGGTTCGAGGCCGATCCTCCGGGAGGTAATCGATGA